Part of the Gemmatimonadota bacterium genome, AAGTGTTCTTCCTGGTCGCCGGCATGCTGATGGTCACGGGGATGACCCTGGCCCGGTACTACTTCAGCTGGTGGCCCATATCGCCGATCGGCTTCGTCGTGGCCGCCGGAGGGCCGGCCCGTCACGCCTTCTTTCCCGTCTTCCTCGCCTGGCTGTTGAAGACGATCCTGATCCGGATCGGCGGCGTACGCCTCTATCACGCCGTTCAGCCCCTGATGATCGGCATCATGGTCGGTTACGTTCTCGGTGCGGCCATTGCGGTCCTGGCGGATTTCTGGTATTTTCGTGGGTCCATACATGAACTGCAATTCTTCTGATGGATATCCGGGGATGTCCGTTGCTCCGGGGGTCATGTCGCGTTATGGACACCACGTTTAAGAAGACACGGCCTGATGTTTCGCGGCCGTTCGAGAGAAAGCCGTTTCCTCGTACACCCCTTCTCCGACTGGAGGCCCGCGTGACTTCGAAAGAGATACACGGCGTCCTCGAGGCACTGGGCGATCCCGCTATCGCCGCACATTCGCAGCGATTCTTCAAGACCGGTCCGGGAGAATACGGCGAAGGAGACCGTTTCCTCGGAATCCGGATTCCCGTGATACGCGCGCAGGTGCGCAGATACCGCGATCTCTCCATGCGCGAGACCCTGCGCCTGCTCGCGTCTCCCTATCATGAAGCACGCATGTTTTCGCTTCTGTTGCTGGTCATGAAATTCGACAAATGCAAAGAGCGGGAGAGAAGGGCGGTCTACGAAGCGTATCTCGGCCATACGGCCTTCATCAACAACTGGGACCTCGTCGACTGCTCCGCCCATCCCATTCTGGGCGGCTATCTGGACGCGCGGGACAGAACACCGCTCTACCTACTGGCGGACTCGGAGTCGATATGGGAACGCAGAATGGCCATCATGGCCTGTCTGCATTTCATCAGGCAGCACGACTTTGCCGACGCGCTGAAACTGTCCGAGCGCCTGCTGAACGACGGGGAAGATCTGATCCAGAAAGCCGTGGGCTGGATGCTCAGAGAGATCGGAAAGCGGGACCTGCCCGTTGAACAGACGTTTCTGAAGACCCGTTACCGGCAGATGCCCCGCACGATGCTGCGCTACGCGATAGAGCGATTCCCGGAGGAGGAAAGAGGCAGATACCTGCGGGGCGAGGTATAGACTTGCATACCCCGGAGATGCGTATGGACCGCGTGGAGCGGACCGCCTGGCCTCCGCGTTGGTCGCCGAGTGCGCAGATTCCAGCCCAGATGCGTATGGACCCGGCTGAGCAGGCCGCATGGCCGCCACGACGCCCGGGATTCCCGGTGGAGATCACGAATGAGTGAGCAGGCCATCCAGAGAGTCAACGCGTGGGTCGGCGGCGGCGTCCTTTCCCGGACGGCAGGCGAGGCCATCGTGCGGTGGCTGACGGAGGCGGACTTCGCGGCGTTCGAAGCGGATATCCGAGCCCTGGTCGAAGCGGGGGACACCCATGAGCTGGAAGACGCCTTCGGTTCGAACATCACCTTCGGAACGGGCGGCCTCCGCGGCAGAATGGGTCCGGGACCGAACCGGTTCAACGCCCGGACCGTGGGCGTGGCCGCGCAGGGGCTGGCCCGGTACGTCTCCGGGGCGCAGGAGGGTGGTGATGGGCAAGGCAGCAAGGACAACGGGCATGGAGCGGCGGACCGACATGGCCTCGGCGATGGTCCCGACAGCAATGGGAAAGGTGGTGAGGACCAACGCGGCTTCGGCGACGCGGGCGGCGTCGTCGTGGCGTGGGATACCCGGTACAACTCGGAAGCGTTCGCGAAAGAGGCGGCCCGGGTGCTCGCCGCCAACGGCATACCGGTACTGATCTTCGACGGCTATCGCTCAACCCCCGGACTTTCTTTCGCCGTACGTGACCTTCGGGCGGCGGCGGGCGTGAT contains:
- a CDS encoding DNA alkylation repair protein: MTSKEIHGVLEALGDPAIAAHSQRFFKTGPGEYGEGDRFLGIRIPVIRAQVRRYRDLSMRETLRLLASPYHEARMFSLLLLVMKFDKCKERERRAVYEAYLGHTAFINNWDLVDCSAHPILGGYLDARDRTPLYLLADSESIWERRMAIMACLHFIRQHDFADALKLSERLLNDGEDLIQKAVGWMLREIGKRDLPVEQTFLKTRYRQMPRTMLRYAIERFPEEERGRYLRGEV